Part of the Odocoileus virginianus isolate 20LAN1187 ecotype Illinois chromosome 9, Ovbor_1.2, whole genome shotgun sequence genome, CCTGCCGTCTGGGAGGATGCGCTTCTGAGTCCTTTGAGCTCCAGCTCCTCCTTTGAGGTACATGGGGCATCGAGGGAAGCTGTTGGGCTGTATTGCATGAAGAGATAAGACACAAAGGTTAAGCTACTCCCTGAGGTCTCGCCACTGATGCTAGAAGGCAGCCTCTCCTTCCTGTGGCCCTTGCTCCTAAAGCTGTACTGCTGGCTGCCTTCAtgtccctccccccagcccccgctGTGATTGTCCCATAGACAGACCCCACCACCCTCTCTGAAACTTCCTTTCTGCTTGTTCCCCTGATCAGTCAAGGTACCAGCAAGACAGATATACACCAGGCGTGGCGGAACTCGTCCCCTCCCCACCGCATGCTTACCATTGCCCAGGCTTGGGTGGTGCTGGCCTTGTCCTATCTTAGCTGGAgccctgtctcctgcagtggcccTGGTGCCCAGGGGTGTGtggggattgaacacaggtctgcCCTCTTTGCCCTGAAGTCTGAGGATCCTTTGAGGAGCCCAGCTGATGAACTTGTGTCCTGCCAAGCCCTCACCACCTGCAGGGCAGCAGCCTGCCCCACCCACTCTGCCCAGAATTGCCTGTTGCACCAAGTCCTCAGTCTGTCTCCCCTGTGCTGTTGTGCAGACTGTGAACTTGGCTGACTTGAAGCTTCTCTACTGTGGCTTCCCAGGGGAAGAAATCCAGTCATTGTCTGCTTACATTGAGAGGCCCCAGGGAGGATGGCCTGGCTGTAATGGGGTATCAGCTCAGGGGACATCCTAGCTGTGGCCATGTGCCTCCCAGAGCATCTCTCTGCATCTTACGCCTCATTCAAGCAGGGGCTTGATCACCTTCCTGACTCACTCATCCACTGACTGCCCTCGCCCCTCTCAGCCCTTGCCCACAGGGATGCATGTGCAGGCTCCACTGGGGAGTGGACACCATCTGGAACTCCAGAGCTGAGGAGGCTGGCAGATCACCCTGCTTGTTCAGAGTTATAGATGAGGAGGCCAGCAGGCAGTGGCCACATGGTTAGGACATGCTGAGGTCCATGTCCCATGAAGATGTGAATGCATCTCCCAGGGCTTCAGTCTGAGGGACCTCCCCATGTCTTTCAGCCTGTGGGCTTCATCTGTGCCTGCCACATGGTCAGTGTGATCACCAAGGAGGAGGACAGCTGCAAGTGTGTGACCTCCAGCCTCCTGCAGAATCCCATTACCAACCTGCTGGCCCCGCCAGGGGGAGAAGAGAAGCTGCAGGCTGGCCACAGAGAGCTGGCCTCTTAAATGGGTCCCCAAGTCCTGGCTGGCTTACGCAGAGATGGGGAGGTCCTGGGCTGTGCGGACCAGGGGTCAGCACACCTCAAGCTCCCATGGTCTGAGGGTTCCTGTACTGCAGGGCTGGCCCCGCAGTCCCTACAGCTGTTGCAGgcagaaggctgagctctgaccGGCAGAGGAAaagccctctctctcccccttgcAGTGGGCAGCTGGCCCCATTTCAGGCCCCAGTGCTGGTGGGACAAATTTGAGAAGCACAGGCACATCCCCCATCTGAGAATGCTCTCAACTTTCCTCTGATTTGCAGCATGAACATTCAGGTGTTCTCGCTGACCTGACCACCCCAGGCTCTGATGGGGTCTCGCCAGGATGAGAGGGGCTGGGTGCACCCAGGGGGCCCAGGGCTCCTGTGGGCAGAAACTTCTCTAGATCTGAAGCACAATTCAGAGCCTCTGTCCCTAGAGGTCAGGTGGCCATAGAGTGGGCGGGCAGAGTGTCCTCTGAAACCAGATTTGCTCCAGGGACCAGACTGCCCCATGGTGTCCGGTGGCCCCAAACCATCACTCACCCCACAGTCAACTGGGAGGAAGCAGAAGGGGCTTCCTGTATTGgttacattaaaatgttttaggtCGGGAGCCAGCCCTGGGGTTCAGCTTTGCCCAGCGGGCCTTGGTCGCCCACGCACAGTGCAGTCACAGCTTTGAGGCACCAGGACTGGGGGAGCCCAGCAGAGCAAGGGGCAGCCCCCTGCTGAGAGGCCAGTGTCCTATGAAACCCTTTGCCTAGTGGGAAACCCGCCCCCTACCCTCCAGTCTGGGCCGCTACTGCTGCTGTGTCATCACCTGAGTGTTTGCACTCGGGAGCTCTGCTGTGCCATCCTGTCCATCATTTGGGTTGTTTTATTTGGGTCTTGGTTTGTTTCAGTTGGTTTCATTAGTGGATTTGACCCATTTCCTCTCTACCACATCAATGAAAAGCCTTCCAACCTCTAGTGCAAGCAGGCATCCTGTAAGTACGGCTGCAGAACCTGCCCGCTGGCCTGGCCACCCCAGAGTGCacagctgccaggcttctctcctggGGGAGACCTCAccagccatctgtctgtctgtccatccatcatccatctattTGTCCATCCCCCACTTTCCTGAGATCTGCTCCAGGCTGACTCTGGGCTGAGTGTGGGGTAAAGAGGCTGAGGGGACACTGAGAGGTCCCTGCCAAGGAGAATGTCCTGCTGATTTTCCTGGGTCTCCCTGTGGCAGGAAATTTATGTATTTGGTTGCGTCGGGTCTGAGCTGCGGCACGAGGGGTCTTTGTGTCCTCATGCAGGATCTTCTGTgcgcgggctcagcagttgtggtgcacagcttaattgctccagggcatgttggatcttagctctcccaccagggattgaacccgcgtcccctgtgttacagggtggattcttaaccactggaccactggggaagtctcctGTGGCAGGAAATATGTAGTGTTTGCCCTTTTCAGAGGATCAGACTTCTTCCCTCTTGTAACGCTATGTCCACagccctgcagcccccaggccTCTAGTGGGGGTGCCTGCACTGTTGGCCTCCCTCCTCTGAAATGGCCTTTGCCACGGGCCCTGTCCCACATGGAATCCTCAAAGTGGAGTCAGAAGAGGCGGCTGATAGCCCCCTTCCTAAAGCtgtgcctcctctgtcctccccaggCCCATGGAGACAAGCTTCCCCTTCAGGGCCACGCATGCAACCATCCCCTGGGCACCCTGGCCCTCTTGGCAGCCCCCAGCCCTTCTACCCTGTAAGTGAGGCCCCATGTCAGCCAAGGACCATCAGAGGCAGCAGGTGTTCAGGTCCCATGATGGGGTAGAGACCCAGCTCAGGCCCCCGGGCCAGGGCAGCATATGTGGGAGTCGATGACCCAGGGTACACAGGCTGGGAGAGCTGGCCAGGCTGGACAGGCTTTTGGGGTTTTCCTCCAGCCGTGGAGCTGGGGTGGCCAGGAGAACCCAGGGTGAGCCTCTCACCTCACTCCCAGCCCCCTGGCTCAAACTGAATGAGGTGTCTGCAGCCAAAGTCAGCTCTGCAGGGATAAGGCCCCCAGCTGCCTGGACGGGGAGCCCAATCCAATCCAGGGCAGGCCTGGCTGAagtccagcccctcccccactccgCCCAAGGCCAGGACACGCTCCCCTTCTTGGGTTTTGTCCATATGGCAGCACCTTTCTTCCTCATCTCTGACCTTGCCCACCCCTCATCTCACTCCCACAGGCCTGCCTAAGTGAAGAGCAGCCATCCCGTTCCTGTGACCTCCAGCTTGTGACCCATCGTGGATGACAGGAGACTCCTGGCAGCggaccctcccacccccacgGCCCTGCAGGTGCCGCAGGGTCTAGTAGCTGTACGTGAACCAGGGTGGCAAGGCCAGTGCCAGGCTGGGGATGGCTGCAACCTCTGAAGAGTTTGTTGCTTcctttttctgaagaaaagaaaaagacacaatcGAAAACCTCATTGCTGGCCTCGGTAGTGCTGAGTCGCACTTCATCCACAGCATACCTGGGGTGGCTGTTCAAGGAGCCCCCTCCCTCAGGTGCCCTCCCCAGGGCAGCCAGACCCCCAAAGGCTGCACACACCCatgctggggggaggggctggcCAAGGGGACTGCAAGACGGGGCGAGTGTGACCCCAGCACAAGGGTCAGTGTGAGCACACGGTGACCCCACCAAGCCCTGTGGGAGTTAGGGTTAGGGCCAcaggtgctgctgctggtggGACCCCTGGAGTGGGAGCTGGGCTTGCCCAGGAGCCCACAGGACAGGGGCTGCCTGGTGACAAGTGGAGGACACTGTCCAAGCCCCCAGGGTGCAATCGTCCTAGTGCGTCCCAAGGTGCCCACCAGCGGAGGAGAGAGGAACCTGCCTCCAGATCACCGGCCCTGCCAGACTTGGGGGACAATTGCAAGTTTAGTTTCAGAAGCAGCCCaagccagtccattctaaaagtCCTAAAACATTGAAAAGATAGCACGAGAAATGGGGAGGGTAAGGGGAGGCGGGAATGGCCTGGAATGGACCTGACCGGTTGTGCTGCCCTGCTAGTGAGGTGAGGCAagagggggcagggtggaggggaggggacagggtggaggggaggaggctgaGTGGAGGGGAGGGCACTGGCTGTTCTGGAACAGAGGCTGCTGGGCACTGTCCAGGGAAAATCCATGCTTTATTTTGACTCTTCTGAAGCATCCATGCTTAGGTAAAgcagcccccacctccccacgCCAAGCCGCCCGCAGCTCCATCTTCCACACAGGACTGGTCAGTGGTGGATGCCAGTTCAGGGCGCCTCAGCTCACAGCTCCTGGAGGGGAGAAGGGCTGAGTCCACAGCTCCACATGCTTCTCCATGCAGCTGGGGTCTCTCAGCCCCCAGGGAGTTCCCTTCCCTGCCACTTCTCCCCCACTGGAAGATTCTTGGAGAGATCTTGGGGCTCAGTGGCCTTTGGGAACCCTGGAGGGTCACGGCTCCTGCCCCCCATGAACATCGGAGGGTCAtggacccctcccccacccactgtGCATTTCCATCGGCCTCAGCTCCCAGCTTGAGAGCCCCGTCAGGGTCTTGTGCTCAGGAAGACCCCAGCCCTTCCTCCTGACAAGGGCATCCTGCTTTTCTCCACGTGCCTCCAAGGCGGTCCTCCCCTTGGCCTGGCTGCCACCCTGTATGCCCAGTTGGATAGGAGGCTTTATCCCCTCAACCACTAGGAAAACCAAGGCAGACAGGTGCCCAAGCAGAGTGGTCGTGGCGCCCCGGGATGGTGTGTTGAGAAGGACTCAGAGCAAGTCTCTGAGCATCAGGGGAAGGCATGGGGTTGACCTGCGTTGTCTGCCAGGGCCAGGGAGTGGGGATGGAGGTGCTGCCTCCTGCCACCCCCATCCCCGTAGGCGACCCCAAGTCAGGACCACAGGAGCCGCACGCTCACCTGGCCTAGGACAGGAAGGTGCGCACGCAGCTGCGGACGGGGGCCCTGCAGATGGGGCACTGATGCAGGCTGGGCGCGCACTCTGCACAGGCCAGGTGACCGCAGGGCACGAAGACGACACCCACTGTGCGGTCCAGGCACACCCTGCATGTCCGCTCCTCCCGAAGGCGCCGCAGCTGCTCCTCTGCATCCTGCGCTCCTCCTGGTTCTCCCCCGGGGGGACCTGTGACACCGTGCCCACACCTTGACCTCTGCCCTCTGTACTGGCTGAGGGGCAAGGCAGGCCAAACGGGGAGTGCCCACCCCCACCGTGGAGTGCAGGAGGGCCAGCCCCGCCCGACCCCAGATGGCTCTCACCCTCACCTGACTCCAGGGCACTCTGCACCTGAGCCTCTATTCTGGGTGTGAGCAGCTCAGGCCCTGGGGGGACAGGAGCTGTGGGCAATTAGAACAGACGAGAGGTTCCCAGGGGACCTGAGGCCTGGCCCCCAGCCAACAGGCCACAGGCCGGGTCTAGCCCCAGCTCCCCCACCCGCAGCACACCAGTGTCCCAGAGTTCACTTTCCACCAGGACTCTGCCCATCCAGCCCCTTGTGCAGTGGTGATGGACGCTGTGTGCCTGGCACCACGGGGGCAGCAGGGGCATCTGTGCCCAGAGGGAATAAGGAAGGAGAGGTGGGCCATGCCCAGAGACAGGAACATACCTCTGGCCCCCACCACCCGGCCCCCATCCTCTTCCTGGAGCAGGTCGGCTACCAGCTGCGACGTGGACATGCCGGTAGGCATCACCCGGTGGTACTTGCGCTGCAGCAGCCCTTGCACTTGGCCCGGCCTGAAGCCCATGCGAAGCACGGCCTGTACTGCTGGGCACTGGCTCCACGCCGGCCGCTCCTGGCCACCCCCCATATCTGCAAGGCAGAACGAGGGGTGCTGGGCCAAGCGCAGGCAGAGGCTGTGGCCTCGGGGTGCCAGCAGAGGCAGCGGCCGGCCACTGTGGCCTCTCACCAGGGCCACGTCGTCATTACAAGGGGCCCTGGCGCCATCATGACCGCTGCCTCTACGTCCAGAGCTGTGTTCCCAGGGCCTTTGTCAGAGGTGCCACGTTACAGGGAAGATGTAAACCTGATCACCGAAGTTGACCAAGAGCCAGGTACTGCTCCCGGGGTGGCACACAGACTCTTGTTTGATCCCAAGTGAGGTTGGCACCAGGCCCACTTCATGGCTTAGGGCACTGAGGCTCAGGTAGCACAGTATGGACCCGAGCCTGGAGCCCCTCAGACCATGGGCACCGACAGAGGGCAGAGCGCCGGCCTCTCCGTGTGATGGAGGCAGCGACTGGTCAGCTCTCAGGCACGGTTGGCTGATGGCAGCCTTTCCTGCTATGCCCCTCTGCCAGTCTCAGGACTGGCCATACCCATGGCAGCCAGTTCAGGGGTAGCAGGGGACAGCTTTGGCCTCCCTGGAGCCCTGGACACACACGCAGTGCCTGTGTGAAGCCCCGGTGAAGCAAGCCCAAGCAGCACACCCTCAGGTCGGGCCAAGCGGCCTTCACTTGCCCTGCTGTCCTGCAGGGGGCACACCCAGTGAGCCGGTCATGGTGTGGGCCAGAGGTGCCCAAGGGAGCTAGCACAGGCCGCGCATCCCAGCTCACCTGAGGGGGTGGCAGGATCCGCATCTTCTGGTTCCTCCGACCGGTCCTGGAAGGAGTCAGAGAACCCCTGTGTcctgagcaggaggaggagcaggggtggggcgggcccctcaccaccaccccccgaAGCCCTAAGGGCAGGAAGGACTCACCCAGGAGCCCGGTGAGCAGCAACAGGACTCCTGGACCCTGTAGACAAAGTCTCTTCCTTTTGTCCGGAGCAGGAATTCACATCTGAAGAAAGCAGGTTCAGAGGCCCCATGGGCAGTAGGCTTGGGCTATCAGAGGACCCTGCAGTGTACAGGTGGAGCCCAGGGAcccctgcttcccccacccctgccccggtGGTGGGCTTGCTGGGAAGCTGTTTTGAAGAGAGTTTTGAACATCAAGGGAGAAATAGAAGTTCTGTCCCCAGAgagtccccccaccccagtccccgaGACACCCTgggactggggaggggaggtggtaCCTGGGGAACCATCTGGCGTGCTCTGTCCAGGGGTCGTCGCCTTGCTCCCAGCTCTGCAGACCCCCGTAGCAGAAGAAGCACCTCACCTTGTCCTGCTGGCCTGAGGTGGGGCAGAGACACTGGTCTTGACCACACTAGGTCCTTTGTATGGCCAGGGGTTCCCCCCCCCGGGCTGGGGTCAGGGCTCCCAGGTGGCCTTTTCTTCTAGGGCAGGGCTCTCTGGGGTTATTTGTGAGCCTTGGGGGCTCCCACTGGCCTTGGCCATCACTTTGCCTGGCATTCTCCTTGGAATTCACATGCACCTCGTTTCTCaaaggtgggatggggggatACCATGCTTGGGGCACTTGCCAGGATCcaggtgtgtgttgggggagggcaTGTGGGGGGAAGGTGTGGGGAGCCCTGGTGCCCCCCACCCTGCACCTCTGCCCCACCTTAGGATGCCCCCTCTTAGGATGGATTCCCAGTGATGTAAAAAAGGGGGATTGTGTGCATCCAGGCTTGGTTTTAAGGGCTCAAAACTCCCTAAACGGGAACAGGGACCTCATCTCTCTACCCCCATGGCCATCACCCCTGCCTCACCCCCTACAATCAACAAATTTGGAGCAGAAACCACAGATCGGGGGCTGCTACAGGCAACCCACACCACCAGCCCTCTGAGAGCTCTCCATGGACCTCAGGGCTGGTGGATATCCCCACACCTCCCGTTCCTCCTCCTGGCACTTCTGACACCAACAGTCATCCCCCCAGCACAGGTCTAACTGCTCCGTGTTATTCTGGCGTCTCCCCAGGTCTGAAGCACAAGAGAGACTGCAGTGCATGGAGCAGGTATAGAAGGGCCGTGGGGACCCCCGGGACTCACCGGTGTGGAAGAAGCCGGCAGCGGCCAGCAGCTCTGGCGGCACCACGGCGCTCAGCGGCCAGTCGTAGAAGGAGGCCAGCCGCAGCTCCTCTGAGCCCATCCCGGGGAAGGCAGGCCTTGGGGCCAGGGCAGcgccatcttcctcctcctcctctgccagcGGGCGCAGCTGGCCCAGGATCTGCCCATCCATGTGGTCCCGGCCTCCACAGGACAGAGCACTATCAGTGCCCTGGCCCCGGGGGGGGTTGCACAGAGAGTGGGGTCCATGTTGCCCCCGGGTGGGGCGGCCGCCAGCTGCCCAGTGGCTTGGCTCTGGGCCATAGCACCAGCACTTGGTCCTGTCCTCAGGCCCCATAGCGAAGACAGCAGCTCCGACGAGTTCCGACGAGTGACGGCCCTGGGTGGCCAGTTCTGGAATCTGCCCAGCCAGCTCGCCCCAGCTTCCTGACCCCTGTGTCTTGCTGGGGGACAGCAGTGGCCTTTACTCCCAACAGTAGGGCAGCCACAGTCCTGCCCCCCAGATGCCCCGGGAGGGGGAGCAACCAGGGGCCTTTGGGGCCCGCCACGTTCTGGAAGGGACCAGCGTGGCAGCCTGTGTCACATGCTTGCTGCAGCGGGACTGTGTCACGGGGCCCCTGGCGGGGGCCTCAGCAACAAGGCCCCCATGGTGGGGGCAGTGGTTCTCACTCTGctctgcagggcagggcagggtctCTTGGCACAAGGGGAGGGACTAGAGCACAGAGACCCCTTCCAAGGTGGCAGAGGGCTGGTACTGGCTCTGGGACCtcagtgggggaggggcaggggtggctTATGCTCCCTGTTATGCTCGGGTTATGCTCCTGGTTTCTGGGCTGGGAGCCAGGGGAGCCTCTGAAAGCAGAAGTTTCCAGGTGACAGTCAGTgctgcctggggaggggagggcagtgcCCACTACAGGGACGTGGGGCAGCCACGGACCCAGGGGCGCCTAGTGAAGGGTTTGGTAATCTGGAGTGGATTACCTGGATGTTCTCAGAACCCTGGAGCCCAAAGGGGCCCAAGCCATCCCTGTGCCTGGTCCAGCTGGGCAGGAGACCCTCAGCAGGCCATGCAGCGGCTCCTGCCCTCGGGCCTCGAAGGTTCTGTCTCCGCCCTCAGCCTTAGCCGCCGAGGGATCCGGAGGGGGAGCCACACACAGTAAGGTCAGTCTTCCCATTTGAACTGCATCCCCGAGGCACTGTGGCCCAGCCACCAGGGGCCACAAGTCCAGCTCCCTGTACCTCCAGTCACCAGGGGTGACCAAACcacccctctctgagcctggccctcctgcctgccccctccctACTAGGTGTGTGCCCAGCTAGCCCAGGGAGCTCCAGCTTCTGGTCTGGGGGTCCCCGGGTGGCTCCAGGCTCAAGTAAAAGCCATTGGCCACATGGGGGTCCCCCTTCTCTGGGTGGGCTGCCCTCAATCCTGGTCAGAGCCCAGGCTCAATGGCCCCAGTGTCCCCAAACCCACCAGTGATGGAAGATGAGAAGGACTGTAACCCCGGTGGGCAGAGCAGGGTCCCAAGGACAGAAAGGCTCCAGGGTGGAAGGGACAAAGAGGAAGACCAGATATGGTGCGGGCCCTGCcccccacagccccctccccagagcacaaacctcctccctgctccctagAGCAGGGCAAAGGGGAACAGGCTCTGTGGGACCCTGATaaggatgggggaggaggggatcACCTGCCCCAATGCCGGACTGGCAGGGTGGGCCAGGCACagtgagggtcacaaagagggaggagggagaggcgtTCTCACCCAGGCCTGCAGCCCTACCATGTCCCCGAGCGACCctcaaaccaccaccaccccactggGCATGGAGCTGCATGAACCCAACACAGACCAAGGAGCCCAGAGCCCGGGCCTGCATCCTATTTCTGGGAGGGAGGGCTGCAGTCTCACCCTCAAGAGGACCCCATAGGCATCCTGGCTACACCAGCCACTCAGCCCCATGTGGCCAGGGTCCCACAGAGTCCTAGGAATCCTCTCCCCAGCCTGAGCCACCTGGCTCTGGGCAGCTGCCCAGCGGCTTGGCTCTGGGCTCTGGGTTTACCTGCAGGAAACCCTAGTGAAGCATGTGGCCTGGCAGCTATACCCCTCCTGGGCTCCTGGGCCTGGGCTGCCCATCCTGGTTAGTGGACCATGGGATGAGGGGTGAGTGGGCAACTGGAGAAGGTGGGCTGAGTCTCCCAGGACACATGGGCCCCAACTGGGACCTCCCAGCGAGATGCCTCGGGATCCTAGTCCTCGCCCTCTCTACTCCAGCTCCCCAGCCTGTGTGGAAACATCGCTACTTCTAGTCACTCCAGCAAAACTCAGGAGCGAGTGCCCACGTTGGGACAGCCCTCTGccctacccacccccacccttcgGTGGATGGGGAGGAGGACCAGGGTTCCCAGGTGCTGGCTCTCCAACCACTCCTATCTCAGCAGGGAAATCACAGTCCCCAGGTTTGCTCTGAACCCTCTGGAGGTGGGGACTGGCCAGTCTGAGAATCCTCTGAGATGGACTGGCAGCAAGGGCAGCGACCCTCCAGAGGCACGTCTACAGCCTGTTCCCTCGGATCCTGAAGtttgggggctgggagaggagaaaCAAGCTCCCATAGTTCTGAAAATTCCAAACATTCATTCTCCAGGCGCCACCCACCTCATGGTGGGATCTCCCCAGGAAGAGGGGGGCCACAGTACTTGAGCTGAGGGAACCCCCCCAATATTGTACACACACCAGGAAGCAGGTATTTCTGCAAGTACATCCAAGTGTGGGGCTGCACAGACGAGGGGCTGAGAGGGTCACAAGCAGAGCCGTAGGCATCTCAGAGGAGGACCAGCCTTGGCCTCTTTGCTTGTTTGCATCCATGGTTGAAATTCCCAATACAAGGAGTTATTCAAGtattatttattcaattaaataGAAAGAAATCAGGAGCTAAAAATAACAATCATACCCTTGTtccagaaattttgaaaatactgaaagTATGAAGAAAATAGAAGTCAACATCTGAACCAGCTCTGGCACCACCACGGCTGGTTTCCAGAATGGACCTTGTCTGACAGCTGCTTGTGCTGGAGTT contains:
- the BIRC7 gene encoding baculoviral IAP repeat-containing protein 7 — protein: MGPEDRTKCWCYGPEPSHWAAGGRPTRGQHGPHSLCNPPRGQGTDSALSCGGRDHMDGQILGQLRPLAEEEEEDGAALAPRPAFPGMGSEELRLASFYDWPLSAVVPPELLAAAGFFHTGQQDKVRCFFCYGGLQSWEQGDDPWTEHARWFPRCEFLLRTKGRDFVYRVQESCCCSPGSWDRSEEPEDADPATPSAPVPPGPELLTPRIEAQVQSALESGAQDAEEQLRRLREERTCRVCLDRTVGVVFVPCGHLACAECAPSLHQCPICRAPVRSCVRTFLS